Genomic segment of Bacteroidales bacterium:
CTTTAATAAAATGAAAATCGTAATCAAATTAATGTGACAAATAACAATCAAATTAATGTTTAATTTTGGTCAAGAATTTATGCGCGTTTACACTGGCACAAATACTCCGGTTTAGCTGGCACATATTGGCCGGTATATGCAGGAAACCCTTGTCTTCACTGCTTTTCAGCTATAACAGAAAGTTATAGAAGCAACAGCATGGAGCAGTTGCTTGGGGGTAATCGTGCGCTAATAACTGCTCGATGCCATTGAAGCGAAGTAGACAGGTAGAGGGAAAAAAATATTGGGCTTTCTTCCTCTTACGAGGACATTAAGCTTCATACCCGTTGGAAGGATCGGGCTGAAGAATAAGTCAGGTTAAACTAATTAGCAAGATTTTTATTTCCGTGAAATACTTGTTGTGCCACACAGACCATAAATAGTCACAGTTACTATATAGCGTTTTTCGTTGAATATTCTATTTTGACCTCCTCAAAATTAGATAGTGCTCTTGAATGGTTCTTGAAGATTTCATCATAAACAATCTCCAGATCATTAATCAAATCAAATTGATTTGTAAAAAAGCCAGTCAAAGTATGATTGCCGAGAGTTTTTAATCCTGAAGAATCACTTCGTGGCTTGAAGAATCCAAACATAGCTTTTTCATTTCTTTTAATGAGAAAGTGAATCAAAGGAATATAATCACAGACTCTTATTTCCAAATTATTAATGACTCCTTCATTCTTAGCGTCTAACCACTTTTTTAATATTAGAACTATTTCTTGTTTGATCAATTCTTTATCTGATTCTTCAATTGGAGTGGGCATCATATCAATTGCTTTTGAGCTAAAAATCAAAAGTTGCAATCTATTGATACTTATATCTTTATTTCTTAATGCTGTATAATATTTTGTAGTAGTATGTGCGAAAAGTTTAATACAGTCTACTCGTTCACCTTTAACAATCGTTTCTCCCAGGGCTACCTCAAAAGATTTGCCTTTATGGAATAAATCTTCAGTATTTCCTCTAGTATTTAAAACCCTTATTACAGCAAGGATAATTGTAGCAGTAATAGCATGATTATAATCACCAATAACTTGATCTATTGCAGGGAGAAATATTTTTAACCATTGAAGTGCTATATATATCAGTAGAATTATATATAATACTTTTTTTTCTATTCTGTCCCAAAATTCTCTAAGTTTATCCATAATTATTTAGTAAAAATGATTACTGCATATTTTGAAGATGAAATTACTTTGTTTGTTTTTGCGAAATATTTCTTAACGTTGTTCAAGTCTTTTTGAAAATCATCATTATTTAATAAACTAAAACCCGAAAATTGTTTTTGTTCTACTATTTCAACAAGCCTTATAGTTGGTTCTATTGCAAATTCAAACTCATTTTTATATACAGTCAGTATCTTGAATTTACTAATTAGTAAACTTAATATATCATTTAAGGAAGGATGTCGTTCTATTTCTACTTTATGAAAATTTGAACATAACTGGTGAATCAATTGTAAAATCAAATCAGACTTATCATTGTACAGAACGGTTCCGACTCCATTGTTCTCTAGTAATCGAGAGATGTTTAAAAAAAACTGCTCAAGATTTACAACATTCTGTAATATGAAGGAGCAGATAATTAAATCATATTTTTCTCCACGAATATTGTCCAAATAATTCAGGTCTAATTCCAACATTTTCGTAGGTATATTTAGCGATTTAAGGGACTTTCCAGCAATTTCTAGGAGGTTTTTTGAATTATCTAATAATGTTACACTTGAGTTCGGATAACGTTTGACAATCTCCCTGGAAATTCTACCATTACCAGATCCAATATCCAATACATCAACCTTTGAAATTTGAATATATTTATGAAGTTTATTCAGAACGCCCTCTATACTATGCCTGGAGTATCTCAAGAATTCATCATAATTGTCCCCTAAAGTATCAAAGTGCTTTTCCATACTGAGTAAAATAGTTATTCTAAATGGTTTATACATTCAATATATAGATCACTTATGTTTGGTAAGAAACCTACGGAAGAAATTGATCCATTATCTATTACTAATCTTCTAAAATAACTTGCAGGCACTTTCAAAAACAAAACTGAAATTAATATACGAATTATAGCTCCGTGAGTAACAATTAGGGTTCTTCCGTTTAACGATGATAAGTCAAGTAGTGCATGTATAATTCTATTTGCTGAGTTTTCATATGTTTCACATTGAGGTGGGAACTTTGGGTTTGTGTCATCAATCCATTCTAAGTAAATATTTCTAAACGATTTATCTGCTAGCAATTCCTCTGCAGTTTTTCCTTCAAATTCGCCAAAATTCACTTCTACTAGTCTCTTATCTGTATATAAAGGTATGTTAAGATAACTTTTAATTATTTCAGCAGTTTCTAATGTTCTGATCATTGGTGAAGATATAATCCGAGAAAAGTTCAATTTTTTAAGATACTCAATTGAAGCTAATATTTGATTTCTCCCATCTTCAGTAATTGAGATATCGGTAGTTGAATTTAGCCTTTCTTCTTTATTCCAACTTGTCTGCCCATGTCGGATAAATGAAAAATTAAAATTATTATTAAGGTAATTAATTTTCATTTTTTCTAAATTTAAACAAATGTAAAGAATATTTGGTTATTCATTTAATTGCAATTATTAAAATTGAAACCCAACTTTCCTCTTAACACTTGCTCGTCAGCCTGTCCACTCCAGCCAAATTGAACCTCTTATACCCTCATTTTAGTTAGCTAAGATGTATTAGTGGCTGTCAGGTGGCGATCATTTCCGCAACCTCTCACTATATAAGAAGTATGGTGGTATAAAAGTATCCCCCGAATTTCTTCAGCCTAAAATAAGTTGGTTTTAGTTTGATATCTCACCAGCCGACTTTCCGATTGTAGGCAGTTTTTCTTTTATCGAATTGTTCCAATTTTCTCAATGTCTATTAATTGATAAATAGGTGCAACGCTGTCAAATAATCCTGAATAATGTATTCGTTCAGGATTTTTATCTGCTTCTTTAATCGCTTTTATCTTGTCTTGTAGTTCCTTTATTGTCTGTACATTAAAAAGTGTTTTAACTTTTTCAAAGTGTCGTTGCGAAACAAGTCTATTAAATAATTCAAACTTGCCTTCGTCTCTAAGGCCATAAATATATGTAATAGGAAACCATCTTAAATTGTCAATTACTGAAATGTAATGACAAAGTAAGTCGGCATTGATCAAATCGTCTTTACTTATATTCTCTGGAAGTCGCTTAATTACCAAGTCAGCCATTGGGCTGATAAAGTTTTTTGAATATGTTTCTTTATAGTATTTGTCAAAAGTCTCAACATAGTTGTAAAGTGCATCAAATCTTTGTGGTTCGCTTTTGGAGCTGTATTTGTCTTGGCAGAAATAACCCGAATACAATATTTCTTCTATGAATTTGTACTTTTCATTTTTTAAGCCAGCTGCGATAGTGTATAAAAAAGTCTCGTGTATGAAAAATCGAAAGTTATCAAACTCGCTTGGTGACCAACTACTTCTGTTGTCCTGGGGGGCTTTAAGAATTGGTAGCTTTTCAAAGAATTTAATAAAAATGTCAATGTCAAACTCAAGTTCACTCTTGAAAAGTTTGTCAAGGAAAATTATGTAATCATTACGAAGCGGAGTGTATGAATTGATATTGTCGTGAATTGCTTTTCCGAATGCTAAAACATCCCTTGTTCCTATGAGGTTTAAAGAGTAATCTTTTAAATCTTCAAAAAAGTTGTCCAAAAACTCACGAATAATTGAATTTATTCTTTTGGGTGATTTTGAAATTTGATTGTCAAAACTTCTAACTATGCTTGAAGTTTTGTGTGTCATTGGTGTCTCTTCAAAAAGATAACTTGGGGCTTTCCCGATTTTTGGCTTACTGTATGCGGGTCTTTGATAAATATTCCTTAATAGGTTTTCATAGTTCTCTTCAAATTTATCTTCATCTGATAGGTCAATGTATATTCTGCTTTCCAAAAATGTTGGAACGAAGGCGTTTCCTTTATCATCTTTTTCAACAACAATTGGAATGAATTTTACTTGAGAAACGTCACTGTAGATTTTCGGGCTTATAATTTGGGTTTCTGTCCCAACGCCACCCGCTCTTTTTTCTGCCTTCTCTGAATATTTTTTGTCAAGAATTATGAGCACTTTCTGAATGTCGGGAGATTTAACCATCGTCTCCATAAAGTTATATTTGTCGTGCCCTTCTTTTAAGTTCCATTTGTCAATAATTACGTCAACACCATCAGAAACAAGTCTTTCTGCAAGGTTAATAACCCAGTCTTCGTGTTGCGGTGTTGTCCAACTATATGAAATAAATATTTTAGGTGTTTCCGTCATTTTCCGTGAGGTCTTAAATTTAACTACAACGACAATTCGTCAAATAACCCCTGTTCTCGGCAATGAATATACAATAAATTAAGCCTGAAATCCAGGGGCAAAAAGAAATTCAACCTCGACTCCTCGATGGGTCCAGAGTACCGCTCAGAGTCCCAATTATTAGCTTTAGTTTGAATCATTCTTAAAATAATTGATAGATTCCAATATCTCATTAACACTGAATGTTATATTATCTGTGAATTTAATATGATTTAGGTCTAAAACTAAATTTATAAATTCTCCAATATTCATCATTATTTCTTTATATTTCTTAAGGGTTTGAATTGAAGAACCTTTTTCAATTAATTCTAAATCATGCAACTCTAATTCAATGTTCTCCAATTCATTTTTCCAATATTTTATGTACTTAATTTTGTCTAATTCATTATATATTTTGGCGTCATTAACAACAATCGGAAGAAGACGATCTTTAAACTCTATGTCTTTCATAGCTTCAAGAACCTCGAACATACAATATCTTGATTTTAAAAATGAATTACTGACAATCATTAAAACATAGTCAGTTTTTCTCACTGTATGCATGAATTCAGTAAAGCTTTTTCTATATTTCACATCTCTAACGTCTCTTTTCAAATCAATTCCGATCTTTTTTAAACTATTATCTATGAAGTCCACAATATCAGAGTCTGAATGTGAGTAGGAGACAAAAATATCTGGAATAGGCTTATCCATGTTATATGATTTAAAATATGTGCGTAAAGAATCTGAACCTTTCTTGATTAAACGAATAGGAGGATTAATTAATGGATTATCTTCAAAAATGAATCCATTCTCGCCTGACCTACTAGACCACCTTACCTTCAAATCACTATCTAGTATTCTTGAAGAAAATTCAGTTATTTCATTATATTCTAATCTTACGGTAGACAAGTTAAAAAGGCTAAGGAGTAGATTTGGAAAATGGTTGAAACGATTTCGTCTTAAATCAAGACTTTTTAATTTATGTAGTTTCTCAAAAGAGTTTGGCAAATAATCCAATTTATTGTAGCTAAGATTAATATTTCTTAATTCACTCAAATTGTAAAATGAATCAGGAATTATATCTAATTGGTTGTTGGTAAGACTTAATTCTTCTAGATGAATCAGGTTACTTATTTCCTTTGGTATTGTCTCAATGTAATTCGCTCCAATATGTAACCGTTTCAAATTTATCAATCGAGTTACAACAAAAGGGAAAATATTAAAACGATTTTTACCTAAAAAAATAGATTCTAGACATTCAAAATTTAGAAATCCTTCGCTAAGGTATTCTAGCTTATTTCCAAACAGCACGAACTTTCTTAGATTTCTCAGTCCAAAAGTCACTATCGGAATTTCTCTTAAATCCATCTCAATAAAGGATAAACCAGTAACCAATCCATTTTCTAATGCGTACCCACTTTCCCTTGTATTCTCTAATGAATCAAAGTCTAATTGAATAAGATTGAACTTATATTCCTCTCTTAACATTTTAATTATTTCACTATCAATCATTCTTATTCATTTGATGAACGTAGAAAATTAAAGCTAACGTTTGAGTGTAGCAGCAGTAGTGGATTGAAAGCTTCGTTTTTATCCACCACTACAAATGATCATGAGACTCACCAGCCGTCTACTCATTCGGCAGAAGTTATTATTTGACTCCCCATATAAGATCATAATCTGCAGTTGAAAAAACCCATAAATGCCATACCGCAGTTTCTTCGTCAAAGTGATTTGTAGTTTTTCCTATTTCAACTAAAAAAGTCATATTTTCACCTTTATATTCTTTTAGAATTCTGCCTTCCTTAACCTCAGTTGATATAAGTTCGCAACCATACTCTTTTATTGAGTTTATATATTCGTTGTATTTGTTTATTTTACTAACTTGAATAGAAATCCAAGTCATATCAGGAAAACTAGTATAATAATAAATAAAGAAAGAATCTGCTGTACTGGACAAAGCAGATTTGTTATATGAAAAAGTAACTTTTCCTAAACCACCGTTTGTTGGTGCTTCAGCTTCAAAAAATTCCCATCCTTCTAATGTTAGATATTCTATAGCATTTCCCAAGTCTTTCTTTTTGATTTCTAATAACTGTGCTAATGACAGATTTTGTGCTGGTAATGCAACATTCACCAAAACGAATAATAATAACAGTATAAATTTTCTCATATTTCAATATGTTAGTAGTAGATTTTTGGACTCATAGCGTTACTGGTATTGCCACAGTAGGGGAGTAGGCTGACTTCGTGCGTATCCTTCGCTGCAAAAGACCATGTGGCTCACCGGCCATATGCTTGATTATGGGCTGTAAATCCTTCATTCTGTTTCAATTATGTAAACAAATTTCTTTGCTAATTCAACTTGTTGAGTTAATGTCTTACCTGACAATGAATTTACCGTTTGAAGTTTCGGAGGACTTGGTAATAAATCAATTAAATTAGTCAAATAGCTTGATTTTACCGCATAAGAAGCATTTTCCGCTCCCCCGTGTTTAGCATTTATAATACCTATTAAATTTCCCAGATTGTCGAAAAGTGGACCCCCACTATTGCCAGCTTGAACAGGTGCCGAAATTTGATAGGAAGTAATATCACCTTGAAAACCTGTCCGAGAACTGACTATGCCGTTTGTGAGTTTTATCTCGTCACCCATTGTTGCTCTTAAAGGATAACCTAAAACAAAGATATTTTCTCCAACACCTGAAAGTCCTGTTTTAATTGTAAAGGGAATTGTACCAAGCGTAGTAAAACCATAATCATCAATTTGAATTAATGCAAGGTCGTTGTTTTTGTCTGATACTATCACCTTTGCATTGTAGGTAGTATTATAATCTGAATTAACACCACGAACTTTAATATTTTTAGCACCATCAATAACGTGAAAATTGGTTACTATAATTCCATTAGAAGATATCCCAAAACCAGTGCCAGAGGCTGGACTAGATTTTCCATAGTCAGATTTTGCAGGAAAAGTTTTTATCCATTGATGCTCAAAAGTCCCCTTGGTACCCTCTATCCAAGTAGTAAGCCTCTTTTTTAACTCTGCTGTCGGAAGTTCATAAGAAAACTCTAATATCCCATTTCCTGTTAAGATAGCAGTTGCTTTTGCAGTGGTATGTGAATTCTTGTAATAATTTTCCATTAAGTAGATGCCATTATTTGCAGTATTTACAAATGTCATCTCAAATTGGGTGTTAGATGCTATTTGTCCCATATCATAAACCTTGTATTCGTCACCATTGTCATAAATTACTACGGATTGAACTTGAGGATTATAGTTATTATAAATAAGATTGTTGTATCTATTATAGAATTTGATTGTATTACTATTAGTCCAAATCCCTTCAATTGGGTCTAATTCTAAAATTTTATTCTTAAAATAGGTTTCCCATTGTGATTTAGTTGTAAAAGGTTGTGAAAAAAGAATTAATGGTGAAAGAATTAGAACTAGCAATTTTATTATAATCTTATTCATACAATTTAGGTTTCTGTTAATAAACGTGGATCATTGTCAGTTTTTTTTTACTATTATATCCTTTAACGTTCTTGATATAGCCACAGTAGCGGACTTACGGGCTTAGTCATTTTCCACCGCTTCAATAAATCATGAGGCTCAACTGCCGTTTACTCGAATAGAGCCATGTGCATTTCAACCTAATGGCTTTCAAGTATAAAATCAATTAATCTTTTCTTTCTCGACTCAATTTTATCTCTATCCCAAGTAAGATCATGTTTCGTCATCTGTAATATTTCTCTTTGCTGTGCAAGTTGAGTATAAGATTTTTTTTTAATTCTAAATGGTTTATTTCCAATAGATTCATTATGTGGGGCAGACAACAACAGATAATTCCCAAGACAATCAATACACTCTTGTTTAAATTTTTCGGTGTACCTACCATAACCTGAAGCAGGTTTTTCATTTTCAGTTTGTGGGGCAATATGCTCTAAATGTGGTTTTTTTATTTTATCAAAACGAGTTAAACTATATCCTTTTTTGCCCTGGCTTTCAAGATAATTCTCGTATTTCCATAGTAAGAACCTTGCAGTTGGACGTTCAATTTTACCTTGAATAGAGTTTACTAATGCTGCTTTATTCCAATAAGCCCACCACCAATTATCATCTGTTACATTTTTCATCCATTCAACTTTATCAATAAAAGGCTTTATGTCAGGTTGTTCGGATGTGAACTTTTGATAATCATCATTTATTCTTGATGTTAATTCAGCTCTTGTTCCGATAAGTCTATGCCGTAAAACAAGAGATTCCATTGATGAACAAATTCTACAAATGTCTTTTATTGGCAAGCCAAAAGAATATGCTTTTATTACAAAGGGAATAGCAATTGCAAAACCACCAAGTGTTACAAGTGAATGAATTTCAATATTCTCTCTCTCGTCTTTACCGAAAAACGTGGTTAGATGCTCAAAACTAACTGCAAGCGAATTAGTAAATGACTTAATGAAAGGAATTGGATTTTTTTCTGATAGAAGCTTGTCTATTTTATCAATTGCATCTGATTCCCAAAGAGAATTAAAATAAACTCTAAGCGTGTATACCAAAACATCATCTTCATCAATTTTGTATTCGATTGAAGATATTGATTTATAGATTTTTTCAAAACGGTTTTTAATTTCTTCAATCAGTTCATCTTTTTCTTCTCCACCGTATAGGTGAACATTAAACATAAACTGTGCTTTAATTATTTCAAGTTTTGAAGGGTCTTTTCCACGATTATTTTGAAAAATGAACATTTGAATAGCCTCTGATTCATTTCTTACTGGGTGTGTGGTGCAAGTTGCCTCACTTACTGTTTTAAGCATTTTAGTTAAATACTGCTCGTCCTTCTTCGCAAAAATTCTAGTAAAATAGTCAAATGCTCTTACAATACGTCTAGCAGATTCTGTTTCTAAACCAATCTTATTTTTTTTTGTCTGGTCAATGACATAGTCCTTAAATAGCTGATTATCATAGCCAACAGTTGAAAAAATGTACTTTGATTTTCTCTTAATCATATTCTCGTAAAGCACTTCTTCTTCATCAATTAAATTTCTTAATAGTTTTAGCCTAGTGTATAAAGCTGATAAAAAGATTACTATTGTAGTTAATCTTTGCTGTCCGTCAATTACTCCAAAATTACTATCCGATTTTTCTTCAAAAAGAAAATGTCCAAAATAGTAAGGATTTTTTGCATAACTTCGGTTGTAATCAATCAAGTCTTTTAGAAATACGTCCGTATGTGTGGCAAGATTACTACTTTGATTTTCTGCTGGGGTCTCCCAGGAATAGGATCGTTGATATGAAGGTACAAATATTTTGTTCCCAGCTAACATTCTGTTAATTGTTGTGGATGCTTCCATAAAAGATTTTTTAGATCATCAATTCCTGAAAAGTAATTTCTTTATGCGTCAAAATATGTCATTTTAAGAACCTGCCTGTGTGCCATTTTTCTTGCATTGGCTATAACGATAAGCATTTCATTCATCCTACCCAGAAACATGCAAATAAAGCTCGTGTGTAATCTATTAAGGTTCCTGCCATTTACTGGTGTAGGCTTTTGTTGCTTTATTTCATGCCTCAAATATAATTATTAATAATTATGGGAGCTGTATTTCTGAAGTATTTTGCTCAAAACACAAGTTTTTGCTTTCATCTTGCCATAACACTCACCTCTGGCACACTCCCATTAATCTTATAAACGACATCTTTGCCAATTCCTCTATAGCTGAAAATCTTGAAGTAATAAACAACTTCTGGAAT
This window contains:
- a CDS encoding class I SAM-dependent methyltransferase yields the protein MEKHFDTLGDNYDEFLRYSRHSIEGVLNKLHKYIQISKVDVLDIGSGNGRISREIVKRYPNSSVTLLDNSKNLLEIAGKSLKSLNIPTKMLELDLNYLDNIRGEKYDLIICSFILQNVVNLEQFFLNISRLLENNGVGTVLYNDKSDLILQLIHQLCSNFHKVEIERHPSLNDILSLLISKFKILTVYKNEFEFAIEPTIRLVEIVEQKQFSGFSLLNNDDFQKDLNNVKKYFAKTNKVISSSKYAVIIFTK
- a CDS encoding TIR domain-containing protein, coding for MIDSEIIKMLREEYKFNLIQLDFDSLENTRESGYALENGLVTGLSFIEMDLREIPIVTFGLRNLRKFVLFGNKLEYLSEGFLNFECLESIFLGKNRFNIFPFVVTRLINLKRLHIGANYIETIPKEISNLIHLEELSLTNNQLDIIPDSFYNLSELRNINLSYNKLDYLPNSFEKLHKLKSLDLRRNRFNHFPNLLLSLFNLSTVRLEYNEITEFSSRILDSDLKVRWSSRSGENGFIFEDNPLINPPIRLIKKGSDSLRTYFKSYNMDKPIPDIFVSYSHSDSDIVDFIDNSLKKIGIDLKRDVRDVKYRKSFTEFMHTVRKTDYVLMIVSNSFLKSRYCMFEVLEAMKDIEFKDRLLPIVVNDAKIYNELDKIKYIKYWKNELENIELELHDLELIEKGSSIQTLKKYKEIMMNIGEFINLVLDLNHIKFTDNITFSVNEILESINYFKNDSN
- a CDS encoding trypsin-like peptidase domain-containing protein, whose amino-acid sequence is MNKIIIKLLVLILSPLILFSQPFTTKSQWETYFKNKILELDPIEGIWTNSNTIKFYNRYNNLIYNNYNPQVQSVVIYDNGDEYKVYDMGQIASNTQFEMTFVNTANNGIYLMENYYKNSHTTAKATAILTGNGILEFSYELPTAELKKRLTTWIEGTKGTFEHQWIKTFPAKSDYGKSSPASGTGFGISSNGIIVTNFHVIDGAKNIKVRGVNSDYNTTYNAKVIVSDKNNDLALIQIDDYGFTTLGTIPFTIKTGLSGVGENIFVLGYPLRATMGDEIKLTNGIVSSRTGFQGDITSYQISAPVQAGNSGGPLFDNLGNLIGIINAKHGGAENASYAVKSSYLTNLIDLLPSPPKLQTVNSLSGKTLTQQVELAKKFVYIIETE
- a CDS encoding histidine phosphatase family protein, whose protein sequence is MKINYLNNNFNFSFIRHGQTSWNKEERLNSTTDISITEDGRNQILASIEYLKKLNFSRIISSPMIRTLETAEIIKSYLNIPLYTDKRLVEVNFGEFEGKTAEELLADKSFRNIYLEWIDDTNPKFPPQCETYENSANRIIHALLDLSSLNGRTLIVTHGAIIRILISVLFLKVPASYFRRLVIDNGSISSVGFLPNISDLYIECINHLE
- a CDS encoding TIR domain-containing protein; the encoded protein is MTETPKIFISYSWTTPQHEDWVINLAERLVSDGVDVIIDKWNLKEGHDKYNFMETMVKSPDIQKVLIILDKKYSEKAEKRAGGVGTETQIISPKIYSDVSQVKFIPIVVEKDDKGNAFVPTFLESRIYIDLSDEDKFEENYENLLRNIYQRPAYSKPKIGKAPSYLFEETPMTHKTSSIVRSFDNQISKSPKRINSIIREFLDNFFEDLKDYSLNLIGTRDVLAFGKAIHDNINSYTPLRNDYIIFLDKLFKSELEFDIDIFIKFFEKLPILKAPQDNRSSWSPSEFDNFRFFIHETFLYTIAAGLKNEKYKFIEEILYSGYFCQDKYSSKSEPQRFDALYNYVETFDKYYKETYSKNFISPMADLVIKRLPENISKDDLINADLLCHYISVIDNLRWFPITYIYGLRDEGKFELFNRLVSQRHFEKVKTLFNVQTIKELQDKIKAIKEADKNPERIHYSGLFDSVAPIYQLIDIEKIGTIR
- a CDS encoding DUF262 domain-containing protein translates to MEASTTINRMLAGNKIFVPSYQRSYSWETPAENQSSNLATHTDVFLKDLIDYNRSYAKNPYYFGHFLFEEKSDSNFGVIDGQQRLTTIVIFLSALYTRLKLLRNLIDEEEVLYENMIKRKSKYIFSTVGYDNQLFKDYVIDQTKKNKIGLETESARRIVRAFDYFTRIFAKKDEQYLTKMLKTVSEATCTTHPVRNESEAIQMFIFQNNRGKDPSKLEIIKAQFMFNVHLYGGEEKDELIEEIKNRFEKIYKSISSIEYKIDEDDVLVYTLRVYFNSLWESDAIDKIDKLLSEKNPIPFIKSFTNSLAVSFEHLTTFFGKDERENIEIHSLVTLGGFAIAIPFVIKAYSFGLPIKDICRICSSMESLVLRHRLIGTRAELTSRINDDYQKFTSEQPDIKPFIDKVEWMKNVTDDNWWWAYWNKAALVNSIQGKIERPTARFLLWKYENYLESQGKKGYSLTRFDKIKKPHLEHIAPQTENEKPASGYGRYTEKFKQECIDCLGNYLLLSAPHNESIGNKPFRIKKKSYTQLAQQREILQMTKHDLTWDRDKIESRKKRLIDFILESH